A region of Allocoleopsis franciscana PCC 7113 DNA encodes the following proteins:
- the cimA gene encoding citramalate synthase, with protein sequence MNSQASTPIWIYDTTLRDGSQREGLSLSLEDKLRIAKELDQLGIPFIEGGWPGANPKDVQFFWQIKEEPLTQAEVVAFCSTRRPNIAAADDPMLQAILAAGTRWVTLFGKSWDLHVTEGLQTTLEENLAMIKDSIEYLRSQGRRVIYDAEHWFDGYKQNPDYALQTLDAALQAGAEWLVLCDTNGGTLPHEIGQIVREVREALKVESSNPQPLLGIHTHNDSDTAIANALAGVLEGVRMVQGTINGYGERCGNANLCSLIPNLQLKLGYRCIQDEQLAKLTQASRLISEVVNLAPDDHAPFVGRSAFAHKGGIHVSAVERNPLTYEHIEPETIGNQRRIVISDQSGLSNVLAKARTFGHELNKKDPACRQILERLKGLESEGYQFEAAEASFDLLMREALGYRQQFFELKGFQVHCDMLQSISGDYSNALATIKVTVNGKDILEAAEGNGPVSALDAALRKALQNFYPEIAQFQLTDYKVRILDGGAGTSAKTRVLIESSNGQKRWTTVGVSPNILEASYQAVVEGIEYGLLLQSSGKPESRLPVSESSKASVQ encoded by the coding sequence ATGAACTCGCAAGCCTCTACCCCCATCTGGATCTATGACACCACGTTACGGGATGGTTCCCAGCGTGAAGGACTTTCCCTTTCCTTAGAAGACAAGTTACGAATTGCAAAAGAACTTGACCAGTTGGGGATTCCCTTTATTGAGGGTGGATGGCCGGGGGCAAACCCGAAAGACGTGCAATTTTTCTGGCAAATCAAGGAAGAACCCCTGACTCAGGCGGAAGTCGTAGCCTTTTGCTCAACGCGACGCCCTAATATTGCCGCCGCCGATGACCCGATGCTGCAAGCGATTCTGGCAGCAGGCACTCGCTGGGTGACTCTTTTTGGAAAATCGTGGGATCTCCACGTTACAGAAGGGCTACAGACGACGCTGGAGGAGAACTTGGCAATGATTAAAGACTCGATTGAGTATCTCCGGAGCCAAGGGCGTCGGGTAATTTACGATGCTGAACACTGGTTTGATGGCTACAAGCAAAATCCTGACTATGCCCTCCAGACGCTTGATGCCGCACTCCAGGCCGGTGCAGAATGGCTCGTGTTGTGTGACACGAATGGTGGCACCCTGCCTCATGAAATTGGGCAAATTGTTCGAGAGGTTCGAGAAGCGTTGAAGGTTGAAAGTTCAAACCCGCAACCTTTATTAGGTATTCATACTCATAATGACTCAGATACAGCGATCGCAAATGCTCTGGCGGGTGTTTTAGAGGGCGTCCGCATGGTGCAGGGAACCATCAACGGTTACGGCGAACGCTGCGGCAATGCGAATCTTTGCTCTCTGATTCCCAACTTGCAGCTCAAGCTAGGCTACCGTTGTATCCAGGATGAGCAACTCGCGAAACTGACCCAAGCCAGTCGCCTGATTAGCGAAGTCGTGAATCTAGCTCCCGATGACCACGCGCCCTTTGTAGGACGTTCGGCGTTTGCTCACAAAGGCGGCATCCATGTCTCGGCAGTGGAACGAAACCCCCTAACTTACGAACATATCGAACCTGAAACGATTGGAAACCAACGCCGAATCGTGATTTCTGACCAGTCCGGACTGAGTAACGTTTTGGCAAAAGCGCGGACTTTCGGTCATGAACTCAACAAAAAAGACCCCGCCTGTCGTCAAATTTTAGAACGCCTTAAAGGATTGGAAAGTGAAGGCTATCAATTTGAGGCAGCAGAAGCTAGTTTTGACTTACTCATGCGCGAAGCGTTGGGATATCGGCAGCAGTTTTTTGAACTAAAGGGTTTTCAGGTACATTGCGATATGTTGCAAAGCATTAGCGGTGATTACAGTAATGCTCTTGCCACAATCAAAGTTACTGTCAATGGCAAAGATATCCTAGAAGCCGCCGAGGGAAATGGCCCGGTTTCCGCCCTGGATGCTGCCTTACGCAAAGCCCTCCAGAACTTTTATCCAGAAATTGCCCAGTTTCAGTTAACCGACTATAAAGTACGGATTTTGGATGGTGGTGCGGGTACGTCTGCCAAGACTCGTGTGTTGATTGAATCGAGTAATGGTCAAAAGCGGTGGACGACGGTAGGCGTTTCCCCGAATATCCTGGAGGCGTCCTATCAAGCGGTGGTGGAGGGAATTGAATATGGTTTATTGTTGCAGTCTTCAGGAAAGCCTGAAAGCCGATTGCCTGTGAGCGAAAGTTCTAAAGCGTCGGTGCAGTAA
- a CDS encoding 2Fe-2S iron-sulfur cluster-binding protein: MPKVTAQGKTFECEPGSNLRQVLLEHGVELYNGKAKIINCMGFGSCGTCAVTVEGDVSEPNWKDKARRSLPPHSPTANRRLACQTKVLGDVRVTKYDGFWGQGDKTTWTPQT, from the coding sequence ATGCCTAAAGTAACAGCTCAAGGAAAGACTTTTGAATGTGAGCCGGGGAGCAATTTACGCCAAGTTTTACTGGAGCATGGAGTTGAACTGTATAACGGCAAGGCTAAGATCATCAACTGCATGGGCTTTGGTAGTTGTGGTACCTGTGCCGTCACAGTCGAAGGGGACGTGTCCGAACCGAATTGGAAGGATAAGGCGAGGCGCTCACTGCCTCCTCATTCTCCCACAGCCAATCGCCGCTTAGCCTGTCAGACTAAGGTTTTGGGCGATGTTCGCGTTACGAAATATGACGGCTTTTGGGGGCAAGGCGATAAGACGACATGGACGCCACAAACTTAG